One segment of Streptomyces sp. YIM 121038 DNA contains the following:
- a CDS encoding peptidoglycan DD-metalloendopeptidase family protein, producing MAISVGSVEIDVIPNARGIHGRLRAAIVPPASQIGDEVGRIIGRQIAAHIAPAMRDGIQDGARAARPAATRQGADTGGAFARSLKARLEAAFRSMPKLDVRLNDTGVDADLARLRARLESLSGKRIGIDVDAQAARAEAADIEERLRRIGAAHPNVAVRADTAAAIAQLRLLQAEMDELSADPARIRVETDGTFGQRLRAQVQAAEASLPNINIGADTSPAEVELARLRARLTALRDVRIGVDMDAATAQAEITAIEARLQALTAQDADVAVRVDAAAAAAQLAAVQAMVNKLDADDVHIRVDASGATSAIFQLTVALGSVAVLPAIPVLAAGLGAIASAGVAASVGVGALAAVAVPAFMGIARAAQAQRAAQDAATTASIKGGQAAAQGAARARQLEGAQQSLAAAHRNAARQIQQAEQAVADAKRSAAEANRNAAQQVRQAEQDVAAAVQQAADRQRTAAQQVKDAKQSLANAIQQAADRQQAANERVAQAEQSLADAQRTARQAQQDLTQARRDAAMELEDLANRSADAQLSQRDAALNVQEAEQRLRAVRAKGSKASALEQAQAQLAYDQAVQRLKEQQLATKRIADEKKRADRAGVDGSDRVKNAQERLRQAQRQVREQTAALAKAQQAAARQQRENALEIAAAQAKVADAQRNVARVQKDSADAIAAAQAKVIEAQRNSRRVQEDGARSVGRAQESLAHTHVTAADSIASAERQVASAAEQTAGSMSQAAVAQAKYQDELSKLSPSARDTFDAFTDLRSALTAWSESLQPRVMPIFTRALIGLKNSLPGLTPFVKAAADAIGELQERASKGFKSQGWKEFKSDLAGAVKPAIIGMGVAFANLFKGIGGIVQAFLPHMDSISAHMQRITGRFAAWGTGLKGSPAFERFLSYSAEQGPVVARAIGDISSAFYQVARALEPLSGPILRVLGVLARGIASVAETTPWLIQGLYGLFIATRLWTLALVFQAAVLNAHPLALLVIGIAALVAAIIYAYKHFGWFRAGVQAAWNGIKDAVSGAWNVVLKPAFDGISAGLRTVGGWGSWLWRTALKPAFDGISLGARVLAAAIATLLITPVVLGFKQTAATGKWMYEKGLLPAFRGVGVAAGSLYRNAIKPAVDGIVEAFRFVARTGKWLWQNALRPAFQGIGTAAGALYRLAIKPVGERIVGTFRFVARIGKWLWQQALAPAFRGIGAVGKWLYDKAIKPAFNGIATTALWLWRKGLKPPFDRIKEAVRLVGVAFGRAKDAIKTAWGKVQSITKGPVNFVIKYVYGKGIRPVWNAVAKIVSLDELPAGPKLLAAGGTVGNGFGPARPMVTNRPTAIVGEGRSQWPEFVIPTDPRYRGRARSLWEAAGTKLMADGGILGGAWDWTKDTLGKAINWAKTGFNLMTNPGKVWEKVIKPIKDKVAKGITGDGQWAKAIRRMPGKWLSGLKHKLVDAVNSLFGGGADGGLGGAWSKPVDARFGTRFGVRGSMWSSGRHTGLDFPAAVGTAVKAVADGTIAKTANGGPYGKHIVINHGSGLQSLYAHMSAILMKQGRGVAGGTQIGRVGATGNVTGPHLHLEARVNGRSVDPMPFLTGGGKGFPANAVGAAQKYAKALLPRFGWGANQFGPLKKLWQGESRWRWNADNPTSDAYGIPQALPGRRMASAGPDWRTNAKTQIRWGMGYIKDRPDYGSPSRAYAKWLARSPHWYDKGGMLQPGLNLAYNGTGRPEPVFTVQQANALARLATDGGGLGDLNVQVFVGDREITDIARAEVRRSNGELVTALRGGRG from the coding sequence GTGGCGATCAGTGTCGGCTCCGTCGAAATCGACGTCATCCCGAACGCGCGCGGCATCCACGGCCGTCTGCGGGCGGCGATCGTTCCTCCGGCGTCGCAGATCGGCGACGAGGTCGGCCGGATCATCGGCCGTCAGATCGCCGCGCACATCGCGCCGGCGATGCGGGACGGCATTCAGGACGGGGCTCGGGCGGCGCGCCCGGCCGCCACCAGGCAGGGAGCTGACACGGGCGGCGCGTTCGCCCGGTCGCTGAAGGCCCGCCTGGAGGCGGCCTTCCGGTCGATGCCCAAGCTCGACGTCCGCCTGAACGACACGGGTGTCGACGCGGACCTCGCCCGGCTGCGGGCCCGCTTGGAGTCGCTGTCCGGCAAGCGCATCGGAATCGATGTCGACGCGCAGGCTGCGCGTGCGGAGGCCGCCGACATCGAGGAGCGGCTGCGCCGTATCGGCGCCGCCCACCCGAACGTCGCGGTGCGCGCGGACACGGCGGCGGCGATCGCGCAGCTCCGTCTGCTGCAGGCGGAGATGGATGAGCTGTCCGCTGATCCGGCGCGCATCCGGGTGGAGACGGACGGCACGTTCGGCCAGCGGCTGCGCGCCCAGGTTCAGGCTGCCGAGGCGAGCCTCCCCAACATCAACATCGGGGCGGATACCTCTCCGGCCGAGGTGGAACTGGCGCGGCTGCGGGCCCGACTGACCGCGCTGCGGGATGTGCGGATCGGCGTCGACATGGACGCTGCGACCGCGCAGGCGGAGATCACCGCGATCGAGGCACGTCTGCAGGCGTTGACCGCGCAGGACGCCGACGTGGCGGTGCGTGTGGACGCAGCTGCTGCTGCGGCGCAGCTTGCCGCGGTCCAGGCGATGGTCAACAAGCTGGACGCGGACGACGTGCACATCCGTGTCGATGCGTCCGGGGCCACGTCGGCGATCTTCCAGCTGACGGTCGCGCTTGGCTCTGTCGCCGTGCTTCCGGCGATCCCGGTGCTGGCTGCGGGGCTGGGCGCGATCGCCTCTGCTGGTGTCGCCGCGTCGGTCGGCGTGGGTGCGCTCGCAGCTGTGGCGGTCCCGGCGTTCATGGGGATTGCGCGGGCGGCGCAGGCGCAGCGGGCGGCGCAGGATGCGGCGACGACGGCGTCGATCAAGGGTGGTCAGGCGGCGGCTCAGGGTGCGGCGCGGGCTCGGCAGTTGGAGGGCGCGCAGCAGTCGCTGGCGGCGGCGCACCGGAATGCCGCACGGCAGATCCAGCAGGCTGAGCAGGCCGTCGCCGACGCCAAGCGTTCTGCGGCGGAGGCGAACAGGAACGCCGCCCAGCAAGTGCGTCAGGCCGAGCAGGATGTGGCGGCCGCGGTGCAGCAGGCTGCGGACCGGCAGCGGACTGCCGCCCAGCAGGTCAAGGACGCCAAGCAGAGCCTGGCGAACGCGATCCAGCAGGCGGCGGACCGGCAGCAGGCCGCGAACGAGCGGGTGGCGCAGGCCGAGCAGTCCCTCGCCGACGCTCAGCGCACGGCTCGGCAGGCGCAGCAGGACCTGACGCAGGCCCGCCGTGACGCGGCGATGGAGCTCGAGGACCTCGCCAACCGGTCCGCCGATGCGCAACTGTCCCAGCGGGATGCCGCCCTCAACGTCCAGGAGGCCGAGCAGCGCCTGCGGGCGGTGCGGGCCAAGGGCTCCAAGGCGTCGGCGCTGGAGCAGGCGCAGGCACAGCTGGCCTACGACCAGGCGGTCCAGCGCCTCAAGGAGCAGCAGCTCGCGACGAAGCGCATCGCCGACGAGAAGAAGCGCGCGGACCGGGCCGGCGTCGATGGCTCGGACCGGGTCAAGAACGCCCAGGAGAGGCTCCGGCAGGCTCAACGGCAGGTGCGTGAGCAGACGGCCGCGTTGGCGAAGGCGCAGCAGGCGGCGGCTCGTCAGCAGCGCGAGAACGCGTTGGAGATCGCTGCTGCCCAGGCGAAGGTCGCGGACGCTCAGCGCAATGTCGCCCGCGTCCAGAAAGACAGCGCGGACGCTATCGCGGCTGCTCAGGCCAAGGTCATCGAGGCGCAGCGGAACTCCCGCCGTGTGCAGGAGGACGGTGCACGGTCGGTGGGCCGCGCGCAGGAGTCCCTGGCTCACACGCATGTGACGGCCGCGGATTCGATCGCGTCAGCTGAGCGGCAGGTGGCGTCGGCGGCGGAGCAGACGGCCGGGAGCATGTCGCAGGCCGCTGTCGCGCAGGCCAAGTACCAGGACGAGCTGTCGAAGCTGTCGCCGAGCGCGCGCGACACGTTCGACGCGTTCACCGACCTGCGGTCCGCGCTGACTGCGTGGTCGGAGTCGCTGCAGCCCCGCGTGATGCCGATCTTCACGCGGGCGCTGATCGGGCTGAAGAACAGCCTGCCGGGGCTGACACCGTTCGTGAAGGCCGCCGCTGACGCGATCGGCGAGCTCCAGGAGCGGGCAAGCAAGGGCTTCAAGTCCCAGGGCTGGAAAGAGTTCAAGTCCGACCTTGCGGGCGCCGTGAAGCCCGCGATCATCGGGATGGGCGTGGCCTTCGCCAACCTTTTCAAGGGGATCGGCGGCATCGTCCAGGCCTTCCTGCCCCACATGGACTCGATCTCCGCGCACATGCAGCGGATCACCGGAAGGTTCGCTGCCTGGGGCACCGGACTCAAGGGGTCGCCTGCGTTCGAGCGGTTCCTCTCCTACTCTGCGGAACAGGGCCCGGTGGTGGCCCGCGCGATCGGCGACATCAGCTCTGCGTTCTACCAGGTGGCACGGGCCCTGGAGCCGCTGTCGGGCCCGATCCTGCGCGTGCTCGGTGTCTTGGCCCGAGGTATCGCCTCGGTGGCGGAGACCACGCCGTGGCTGATCCAGGGCCTGTACGGCCTGTTCATCGCGACCCGGTTGTGGACGCTTGCGCTTGTCTTCCAGGCCGCGGTGCTGAACGCGCACCCGCTCGCTCTCCTGGTCATCGGGATCGCAGCGCTGGTCGCCGCGATCATCTACGCGTACAAGCACTTCGGCTGGTTCCGCGCAGGGGTTCAGGCGGCCTGGAACGGCATCAAGGACGCGGTGTCCGGCGCCTGGAACGTCGTACTCAAGCCCGCCTTCGATGGCATTTCCGCAGGCCTGCGCACGGTGGGCGGCTGGGGATCATGGCTGTGGCGCACCGCGCTGAAGCCCGCGTTCGACGGCATCTCGCTGGGCGCACGTGTCCTCGCTGCAGCCATCGCCACCCTGCTGATCACCCCGGTCGTGCTGGGGTTCAAGCAGACGGCGGCGACCGGGAAGTGGATGTATGAGAAGGGGCTCCTCCCGGCATTCCGAGGTGTCGGTGTCGCGGCTGGATCCCTGTACCGGAATGCGATCAAGCCTGCCGTCGACGGCATCGTCGAGGCCTTCCGCTTCGTCGCCAGGACTGGCAAGTGGCTGTGGCAGAACGCTCTGCGGCCCGCCTTCCAGGGCATCGGGACGGCGGCTGGGGCGCTGTATCGGCTGGCTATCAAGCCTGTCGGCGAACGCATCGTCGGGACGTTCCGGTTCGTCGCACGGATCGGGAAGTGGCTGTGGCAACAGGCCCTGGCCCCGGCGTTCCGAGGCATCGGCGCGGTTGGCAAGTGGCTGTACGACAAGGCGATCAAGCCTGCGTTCAATGGGATCGCGACGACTGCGTTGTGGCTGTGGCGCAAGGGGCTGAAGCCTCCGTTCGACCGGATCAAGGAAGCGGTCCGGCTGGTCGGTGTGGCCTTCGGTAGGGCGAAGGACGCCATCAAGACGGCTTGGGGCAAGGTTCAGTCGATCACTAAGGGCCCTGTCAACTTTGTGATCAAGTACGTGTACGGCAAGGGCATCCGCCCCGTCTGGAACGCCGTCGCGAAGATCGTGAGCTTGGACGAGCTGCCCGCAGGACCGAAACTGCTGGCCGCGGGTGGCACGGTCGGTAACGGCTTCGGCCCTGCCCGGCCGATGGTCACCAACCGTCCGACCGCGATCGTCGGCGAGGGGCGGAGTCAGTGGCCTGAGTTCGTGATTCCCACCGACCCGCGGTATCGCGGCCGGGCGCGCTCGCTGTGGGAGGCCGCTGGCACCAAGCTGATGGCAGACGGCGGCATCCTGGGCGGCGCCTGGGACTGGACGAAGGACACCCTCGGTAAGGCGATCAACTGGGCGAAGACTGGCTTCAATCTGATGACGAACCCCGGCAAGGTCTGGGAGAAGGTCATCAAGCCCATCAAGGACAAGGTCGCCAAGGGCATTACCGGTGATGGCCAGTGGGCCAAGGCGATCCGGCGTATGCCCGGCAAGTGGCTGAGTGGGCTGAAGCACAAGCTCGTCGACGCCGTGAACTCCCTGTTCGGCGGCGGCGCTGACGGTGGCCTCGGCGGCGCCTGGTCCAAGCCGGTCGATGCGCGCTTCGGCACCCGGTTCGGTGTCCGCGGCTCCATGTGGTCGTCGGGCCGCCACACCGGCCTCGACTTCCCTGCCGCTGTTGGTACGGCTGTGAAGGCGGTCGCGGACGGCACGATTGCCAAGACGGCGAATGGCGGCCCCTACGGCAAGCACATCGTGATCAACCACGGGAGTGGGCTGCAGAGTCTGTACGCCCACATGTCGGCGATCTTGATGAAGCAGGGCCGGGGTGTCGCGGGTGGCACGCAGATCGGGCGGGTCGGTGCGACCGGCAACGTCACCGGACCGCACCTGCACTTGGAGGCCCGCGTCAACGGCAGGTCCGTCGACCCCATGCCCTTTCTTACTGGCGGAGGGAAGGGCTTCCCGGCGAACGCGGTCGGGGCGGCGCAGAAGTACGCTAAGGCGCTCCTGCCTCGGTTCGGCTGGGGTGCCAATCAGTTCGGGCCGCTGAAGAAGCTGTGGCAAGGAGAGTCCCGCTGGCGCTGGAACGCGGATAACCCCACGTCAGACGCCTACGGCATCCCACAGGCGCTCCCCGGCCGACGCATGGCGTCGGCGGGTCCGGACTGGCGCACCAACGCCAAGACGCAGATCCGCTGGGGCATGGGTTACATCAAGGACCGCCCGGACTACGGCAGCCCGTCGCGCGCCTACGCGAAGTGGCTGGCCAGGTCACCGCACTGGTACGACAAGGGCGGCATGCTCCAGCCCGGCCTCAACCTCGCCTACAACGGCACGGGCAGGCCGGAGCCTGTCTTCACAGTGCAGCAGGCCAATGCCCTCGCCCGGCTGGCGACGGACGGCGGCGGGCTCGGCGACCTTAACGTGCAGGTGTTCGTCGGGGACCGGGAGATCACGGATATCGCTCGTGCCGAGGTGCGGCGGTCGAACGGCGAGCTGGTGACGGCGCTGCGTGGCGGGCGGGGGTGA
- a CDS encoding DUF5047 domain-containing protein translates to MSDRFLPRLAESHTPVTRVQLFRTDGSVVELEHTGGSVAVDRGQAIRRTCTVTSADVSLIPRTPTDQLAVYGARLRIARGVDYGDGTTELVPLGVFRLDSVEGDVAEGPVTLQGKDLSACVADDKLTEPYKATGTVVGAITSLIQRSLPDAAVISTIVDAPIGARTFDVEADPWAGVQEIAAAAGAECYANADGEFVIATLPELTTTPAVWEVAATEGGVYVSGSRAMTSDNVCNGVLARGENTEENVPPVSYLATDDDLNSPTYWGGPYGRRPRFYSSSTLITEEACAQAAGLKLKASKAPNASGDFSSLPNPALEPGDVVRVVHPDGTRELHQVQSFSVPLDYGGDFPITTIGAKEDE, encoded by the coding sequence GTGAGTGATCGGTTCTTGCCGCGGCTCGCCGAGTCCCACACCCCTGTCACGCGCGTCCAGCTGTTCCGGACCGACGGCAGCGTCGTCGAGCTGGAGCACACAGGTGGCAGCGTAGCGGTGGACCGCGGTCAGGCCATCCGCCGCACCTGCACCGTCACCAGCGCCGACGTGTCCCTGATTCCGCGCACGCCCACCGACCAGCTGGCCGTGTACGGGGCCCGGCTACGGATCGCCCGTGGCGTCGACTACGGCGACGGCACCACCGAGCTGGTGCCGCTCGGCGTGTTCCGGCTCGACAGCGTCGAGGGCGACGTCGCCGAAGGCCCGGTCACGCTGCAGGGCAAGGACCTGTCTGCCTGTGTTGCCGACGACAAGCTCACCGAGCCCTACAAGGCCACCGGCACGGTCGTCGGCGCGATCACCTCGCTGATCCAGCGGAGTCTCCCCGACGCGGCCGTCATCAGCACCATCGTCGACGCCCCCATCGGCGCCCGCACATTTGATGTCGAAGCGGACCCGTGGGCCGGGGTGCAGGAGATCGCCGCCGCGGCCGGGGCCGAGTGCTACGCCAACGCCGACGGCGAATTCGTCATCGCCACCCTGCCGGAGCTGACGACCACACCCGCGGTGTGGGAGGTCGCCGCGACCGAGGGCGGCGTGTACGTGTCCGGCAGCCGGGCCATGACCAGCGACAACGTGTGCAACGGGGTCCTTGCGCGCGGCGAGAACACGGAGGAGAACGTCCCGCCCGTCTCCTATCTGGCAACGGACGACGACCTGAACTCGCCGACGTACTGGGGCGGCCCCTACGGGCGGCGGCCCCGCTTCTACTCCAGCTCGACGCTCATCACCGAGGAGGCGTGCGCGCAGGCAGCCGGGCTGAAGCTCAAGGCCAGCAAAGCGCCGAACGCATCCGGTGACTTCAGCAGCCTCCCCAACCCTGCCCTGGAGCCTGGCGACGTCGTCCGCGTTGTCCACCCAGACGGCACCCGCGAGCTCCACCAGGTGCAGTCGTTCTCCGTCCCCCTCGACTACGGCGGCGACTTTCCGATCACCACGATCGGCGCCAAGGAGGACGAATGA
- a CDS encoding TROVE domain-containing protein, with amino-acid sequence MARYNTRSTRPDVHSPVTTTGEQARTHEGATGFLRDTKSELFLLAVSNMVGTDTFYETGGQRDDRYSQLIRQLAIEDPAWCVDFLRWLRSEGNMRTAALVGAAEFTAERLLQEAPGYSRQAIDAVLQRADEPGEMLGYWTSKYGRKLPKPVKRGIADAVQRLYSERSLLKYDTDSKGYRFGDVLNLVHASPDSGRPWQGDLFKHALDRRHGSDDEIPERLTMLRQRAQIATALTVEGRRALLSTDEGRQRLRAAGMTWEALAGWLQGPMDKAAWETIIPSMGVMALARNLRNFDEAGVSDEVAAQICARFADPEQVAKSRMFPFRWWAAYKHAPSLRWAHALEQALGHSLANVPRLTGSTLILVDRSPSMFPGYGFSTPNRSDITLAEQAAVFGAALTLRAEKPTLVEFGGGSKKLHVTKGGSVLKHIEAFGRIDGTDIPAAVKARWFAHDRIVIVTDEQTRPGWLPSNMGSYGGMRETAIDDLVPKTTPVYMWNMAGYKPGAMPSGKTGRHTFGGLTDQAFRMIPLLEAGRDAHWPWEKKAA; translated from the coding sequence ATGGCCCGCTACAACACCCGCAGCACTCGTCCTGACGTCCACTCGCCCGTGACCACCACCGGGGAGCAGGCCCGCACCCACGAAGGCGCCACCGGATTCCTCCGCGACACGAAGAGCGAGCTCTTCCTGCTCGCGGTGTCGAACATGGTCGGCACCGACACCTTCTACGAGACCGGCGGACAGCGCGACGACCGCTACAGCCAGCTCATCCGCCAGCTCGCCATCGAGGACCCCGCCTGGTGCGTCGACTTCCTCCGCTGGCTCCGCAGCGAGGGCAACATGCGCACCGCGGCCCTCGTCGGCGCCGCCGAGTTCACGGCCGAACGCCTCCTCCAGGAAGCGCCCGGATACTCCCGCCAGGCCATCGACGCCGTTCTCCAGCGCGCCGACGAGCCCGGCGAGATGCTCGGCTACTGGACGTCGAAGTACGGTCGCAAGCTCCCCAAGCCGGTCAAGCGCGGCATAGCCGACGCCGTCCAGCGCCTCTATTCGGAGCGGAGCCTTCTCAAGTACGACACCGACAGCAAGGGCTACCGCTTCGGCGACGTCCTCAACCTCGTCCACGCCAGCCCCGATTCCGGAAGGCCGTGGCAGGGCGACCTGTTCAAGCACGCCCTCGATCGACGCCACGGCAGTGACGACGAGATCCCCGAGCGGCTCACCATGCTTCGCCAGCGCGCCCAGATAGCCACTGCCCTCACAGTCGAAGGTCGCCGAGCGCTTCTGTCGACGGACGAAGGGCGTCAGAGGCTTCGCGCCGCGGGCATGACGTGGGAGGCGCTAGCGGGCTGGCTGCAGGGGCCAATGGACAAGGCGGCCTGGGAGACGATCATCCCGTCCATGGGCGTGATGGCGTTGGCCCGGAACCTGCGGAACTTCGACGAGGCAGGCGTCTCCGACGAGGTCGCTGCGCAGATCTGCGCCCGCTTCGCCGACCCCGAGCAGGTCGCCAAGTCCCGTATGTTCCCGTTCCGCTGGTGGGCCGCCTACAAGCACGCCCCCTCTCTGCGATGGGCCCACGCGCTTGAGCAGGCCCTCGGCCACTCGCTCGCCAACGTGCCGCGTCTGACGGGGAGCACACTGATCCTGGTGGACCGTTCGCCGTCGATGTTCCCCGGCTACGGCTTCTCGACCCCGAACCGGTCGGACATCACGCTCGCCGAGCAGGCGGCCGTCTTCGGCGCGGCCCTCACGCTGCGAGCGGAGAAGCCGACGCTCGTCGAGTTCGGTGGCGGATCGAAGAAGCTGCACGTGACGAAGGGCGGCAGCGTCCTCAAGCACATCGAAGCGTTCGGGCGGATCGACGGCACGGACATCCCTGCCGCCGTGAAGGCGCGCTGGTTCGCTCACGACCGGATCGTCATCGTCACGGACGAGCAGACCCGGCCCGGCTGGCTGCCCTCCAACATGGGGTCCTACGGCGGCATGCGCGAGACCGCCATCGACGACCTGGTGCCGAAGACGACGCCGGTCTACATGTGGAACATGGCGGGCTACAAGCCCGGAGCCATGCCCTCCGGCAAGACAGGCCGCCACACCTTCGGCGGCCTCACCGATCAAGCGTTCAGGATGATCCCGCTCCTCGAAGCCGGACGCGACGCCCACTGGCCATGGGAGAAGAAGGCCGCCTGA
- a CDS encoding recombinase family protein, with translation MALVGLVRVSTDKQNTERQHDALDPICIKVFEEKVSGKLAAEERPALTDAIEYMRDDDMLCVQEVDRLGRNLLEGLIVLNDLFERGTAVKVLEGIAAGEHRERSLILDLALALAEDRRRDIVKKTKDGLDAARKRGRVGGRRPVMTEALVIQAVALRAKGFSLKQIQPHLRISEGKNKGKNPSIGAISQALQAYDAGRDVGAA, from the coding sequence ATGGCCCTAGTTGGGCTCGTCCGGGTGAGCACCGACAAGCAGAACACCGAGCGGCAACACGACGCGCTCGACCCGATCTGCATCAAGGTGTTCGAGGAGAAGGTGAGCGGCAAGCTTGCAGCCGAAGAGCGGCCCGCACTCACTGACGCCATCGAGTACATGCGCGACGACGACATGCTCTGCGTCCAGGAAGTCGACCGGCTCGGCCGCAACCTCCTCGAAGGACTGATCGTCCTCAACGACCTCTTCGAACGCGGCACCGCCGTCAAGGTGCTCGAAGGGATCGCCGCTGGCGAGCACAGAGAGCGGTCCCTCATCCTCGACCTTGCGCTCGCCCTCGCTGAAGACCGCCGCCGCGACATCGTCAAGAAGACGAAGGACGGCCTCGACGCAGCCCGCAAGCGCGGTCGCGTGGGCGGACGCCGTCCCGTCATGACCGAGGCGCTCGTAATCCAGGCCGTCGCCCTACGCGCCAAGGGCTTCAGCCTCAAGCAGATCCAGCCCCACCTGCGGATCAGCGAGGGCAAGAACAAGGGAAAGAACCCCAGCATCGGGGCCATCTCTCAGGCGCTCCAGGCTTACGACGCAGGGCGTGACGTCGGCGCCGCTTGA
- a CDS encoding ATP-dependent DNA ligase translates to MPLPFPVRVALAEPVTDLPVGDYAWEWKLDGHRLLLASTETGPLVHAGRSGRDITRLFPDLTAVAEQLEVGTVLDGEGVVHHNGRIDFGAMQSRALASPRRAAKLARTLPAHFVAFDVLTHRGQDRRGWPYHRRRALLEDLVAPVGPPLQIMPMTREREQARAWLHDEDLAAAGVEGVLCKPWAQTYPGGRRGWLKIRPSAPRDAVAVGYTGRARAPARLIVDLGDHLALSTPLSVEHRHLLAQALDASGSGGRAETARLDDGTVYWRLPRPLPVEVDHGTTRHAATTVRRLRPDLAD, encoded by the coding sequence GTGCCCCTCCCTTTCCCTGTCCGTGTCGCGCTGGCCGAGCCGGTCACCGATCTGCCCGTCGGCGACTACGCCTGGGAGTGGAAGCTCGACGGCCACCGGCTACTCCTCGCGAGCACCGAGACGGGCCCGCTCGTCCACGCCGGACGCTCCGGGCGGGACATCACCAGGCTGTTCCCGGACCTGACCGCAGTCGCAGAGCAGCTCGAGGTCGGAACGGTCCTCGACGGCGAGGGCGTCGTCCACCACAACGGGCGCATCGACTTCGGGGCCATGCAGTCCCGGGCTCTCGCCTCCCCGCGCCGCGCCGCCAAGCTCGCGCGCACCCTGCCCGCCCATTTCGTCGCCTTCGACGTCCTCACCCACCGCGGGCAGGACCGGCGTGGCTGGCCGTATCACCGCCGCAGGGCGCTCCTCGAGGACCTCGTCGCGCCCGTCGGCCCGCCCCTGCAGATCATGCCGATGACCCGCGAGCGGGAGCAGGCCCGCGCATGGCTACACGACGAGGACCTGGCCGCGGCCGGGGTGGAGGGCGTGCTCTGCAAGCCGTGGGCGCAGACCTATCCGGGCGGCCGCAGGGGCTGGCTGAAGATCCGGCCGTCCGCGCCGCGGGACGCCGTGGCCGTCGGCTACACCGGCCGGGCACGCGCGCCGGCCCGGCTCATCGTCGACCTCGGCGACCACCTGGCCCTGTCCACGCCCCTCAGCGTCGAACACCGTCACCTCCTGGCGCAGGCCCTCGACGCGAGCGGCAGCGGCGGGCGGGCGGAGACGGCACGGCTCGACGACGGGACCGTGTACTGGCGGCTGCCCCGGCCCCTGCCCGTCGAGGTCGACCACGGCACCACCCGGCACGCCGCGACCACCGTCCGGCGGCTCCGGCCCGACCTCGCCGACTGA
- a CDS encoding DUF6233 domain-containing protein, with the protein MHDPDSESPRLAALHFLARVQEQDLARTRRWIAAEEQREAERARGQAARPPEPDWLLETGVGRDRLPVYVHVGGCHMAGKRSKGVDREQALRSLVDGTEACPHCRPDKDLGFLE; encoded by the coding sequence ATGCACGACCCTGATTCCGAGTCGCCCCGCCTCGCCGCGCTCCACTTCCTCGCCCGCGTCCAGGAGCAGGACCTCGCGCGGACCCGGCGCTGGATCGCCGCCGAGGAGCAGCGCGAAGCCGAGCGAGCCCGCGGGCAGGCCGCCCGGCCGCCCGAGCCGGACTGGCTACTGGAGACCGGTGTCGGCCGCGACCGACTCCCGGTGTACGTGCACGTCGGCGGCTGCCACATGGCAGGCAAACGCAGCAAGGGCGTTGACCGCGAGCAGGCCCTGCGCTCACTCGTCGACGGCACCGAAGCCTGCCCCCACTGCCGACCGGACAAGGACCTCGGGTTCCTGGAGTAG
- a CDS encoding winged helix-turn-helix domain-containing protein, giving the protein MEFASDRPRWRQVHEVIVERIRAGEYPPRSRVPSTVQLMGEFGIANVTAQKVLRQLRADGLIYTESGMGSFVAERPAAD; this is encoded by the coding sequence ATGGAGTTCGCAAGTGATCGCCCCAGGTGGAGGCAGGTCCACGAGGTGATCGTGGAGCGGATCCGGGCCGGGGAATACCCGCCCCGTTCGAGGGTCCCGTCGACCGTGCAGTTGATGGGCGAGTTCGGCATCGCCAACGTCACCGCGCAGAAGGTACTGCGACAACTGCGGGCGGACGGGCTCATCTACACGGAGTCGGGAATGGGGTCGTTCGTGGCGGAGCGGCCTGCGGCTGATTAG
- a CDS encoding GntR family transcriptional regulator, with the protein MPEAKHRRIAADIRRRIAAGEWQPGQPLPSRSQMANEYRVHPQTVRLAYDRLRRTGVLEGEERRHVYVAHPPAMRTLTDPDAPWPYSSETTDTRPRPATEELAERLRVAPRTVLQHETVECLDPGGRSAMLVSTWWRGRRRPHAAFIAELGVATLGIEQAHALGLLVDALAYRVVRTRLDEHGAPVETADLILPMDRWTIRIAG; encoded by the coding sequence ATGCCGGAAGCGAAGCACCGCCGCATCGCCGCTGACATCCGCCGCCGCATCGCAGCGGGCGAGTGGCAGCCAGGACAGCCCCTACCCTCGCGCAGCCAGATGGCCAACGAGTACCGGGTGCATCCGCAGACTGTGCGCCTCGCTTACGACCGTCTGCGCCGCACTGGAGTTCTCGAGGGCGAGGAGCGCCGCCACGTCTACGTGGCGCATCCTCCTGCTATGCGCACCCTCACCGACCCCGATGCGCCGTGGCCCTATTCCAGCGAGACCACCGACACCCGCCCGCGCCCCGCCACGGAAGAGCTGGCTGAGCGTCTTCGTGTCGCGCCGCGGACGGTGCTGCAGCACGAGACGGTGGAGTGCCTGGATCCAGGTGGCCGTTCGGCGATGCTGGTGTCGACGTGGTGGCGTGGCCGCCGCCGCCCGCACGCGGCGTTCATCGCGGAGCTCGGCGTGGCGACTTTGGGGATAGAGCAGGCGCATGCGCTGGGGCTGCTGGTGGACGCCTTGGCCTACCGGGTGGTGCGGACCCGCCTGGATGAGCATGGCGCCCCCGTGGAGACTGCGGATCTGATCCTGCCGATGGACAGGTGGACGATCCGGATTGCTGGCTGA